A stretch of DNA from Vanacampus margaritifer isolate UIUO_Vmar chromosome 1, RoL_Vmar_1.0, whole genome shotgun sequence:
ataataaataaaaaggtaataaataaaaaaaatcatactgcTCAGATTGCAGTGAATCGGGTCACAAATGAaggcaaataaataacaaacataCGTACCAATTACTAATCGGCAGCGAGCTCCGCATGCATTTGAACTCTCATCACATCTCCGCTTACGATGCATGTTAAAATACGTAACGGTCGTTCCCTTTAAGTTGGATGCAAACAAGCTGCTGCTGCTTTAGTGTAAATGGTGCATTCGTGAAGTGTCAATCTACTAAAACTTGAAAGCGTGTGCGGTACATtcatgatgctttttttttttttttcgcgggGGTGGGCGGGAGAGAGGTAGTGCTTAACGTGATTTGGGTCTCGGGAATGAGTGAAAGATTGGGAAAAAGTCAGTAAAAGTGTCCCGCCGAGTCTTTGCTGCGCAGCGGCACGGTGCCGTCGCGGCATTGGCCCTCGTCCTGCGCATCCAGAAGGTTGCGCCCCCTGTAGGGGGAGTAAGGCGTGGGCGCTCCCTCCACGGTGGGCGGAGTCTCCGTGCTGGAGGTGTGCGCCGCCGGCGAGTTGCCGCGGCCGCGCGCTTCAGGGTGGAAGGCGTCGCAACGAGGTCGCGCCGagggccgcggccgcgccaggATGTCCAAGGTTTTGGGGCGCTCGGGGGCGCAGCGACGGCGAGGTGTGGGCGGGAACACCACATTGGGGTCCGGCAGGCGGGGGACGGCCGAGGAGTTGTCTGTGAAACCTCGAAAGGCGCCCCCTAGGGGAGTGGAATGAGAAGACTGCTGAAGGTAACAGTCTGGATTTAATTAAAGGGCaatccaattacaattttttttcagtttcagattgaggttttttttttttttaatgaatgtaatCATTGATTTTGTCCTCATAGAAAATAAAGACTTCTGCTTTGTGACCAAGCTCAGACATACCTGAACCCGAAAAAGCCATTTTTCACTGGTTTAGTCCGTAACATGTtagcaaaaatggaaaaatgttgatcattgactgtctttcaaagtaaatgttttattttgtttgttttattttccttcaaCCAAACTAAAACCAGTCTTAGAAGACTACCAAATTCTCGACTAGTGTCTACGGACCTAATGCtatcactatcgaatattttcagaattaatctatcaattattcaatcgactaatcggattgattttaattttgcattaaagtgtaatACTAGttaaaaacagccagcaggtggcagctgagtataagagatcagccatggccatgttgcaacaagctctttttcctcagtgttttcaccaggaatgtaaatattgatgaaacttagctatattctaacgctaattgctgcaaaacagaaacagatacaaatattattttttttcttgatgaaacaAGAAACTCTGTTTGTTTTGGTTTCATAGCAATAGatcacaatattctatgggccttgcaaaaatcagtcaaaatccagtaaaacagccgggagcgaaagctgttgcttcagagaaaatggctgggagtgaatgagttaatcaaggTCTCAAAATGATAAATGATCTATTAATTAGATTATAACAAGCTAAATGTTGCTCTTACCTGTGCTCTCCAAGATGGTTTGCTCCAGCAAAGGTTCCAGGTTGTTTGGCGGGCAACTCTTCCTGATGGCGCCATCGGACGGCGTGCGTCGCAGGCTGGCGCCGGCGCTCGGTGCGCAGGGCACATGCGTGGGAGTGAGCGACTGGCGCGGGTTGCGCTTGAAGCTCTCCAGGTGGGTGTTGACCAGagcgttgccgtggcgacgcgcGGGCGGCGCAACTGGCGGCTCGTCGCTGTCGGAGCGCAGCAGCGAGCGCGTGGACGAGTCGCGGTCCGGGGAGGACGACGACGGCGGGATCCTCAGCGGGCTGTCCCGGCGGAAGAGTCTGTGAGCGTGGAAGAAGGCGTCCCAGCGCGATTTGACGCCCTCCTCGGGCCGAGCCAGCGTCAACAGGTTGTAACCCAGCCCGGCCGCCGCCAGCAAAGCGCCGCAGCCCAGGAGCACCAGCTCCGAGCGTCGACCTCCGCCAGGGCTCTTGCGGCTCGGCGTCGCAGGCGGAACGTGGATGTCCGGGAAAGGATCCCCGCCGGCTGCCGATTGGTCGTCTTCTTGGCTGGGCGGGCGCAGGTACGTCTGAGCTGGGCTGGCTTCTGAGTCGTTGGCGAAGCAGCAGTCTTCATTTTCTATACGGATGAATAGCaatgatttcattcatttgaaaatcttgttaactacacaaaatatacacaAATTCAGAGCAGTCGTtcaaatagttaactcattcactcccagccattttcactgaagcaacccccttcgctcccggctgttttactggattttgactgattttgcaaggcccatagaatattgtgttctattgctataaaaacatggaacctaccaaaagaaagattagagtctcttttttcatcagaaaaaaaagtaaatttctatctgtttctgttttgcagcaattagcattaaaatatagctaagtttcatcattattcacaaaaaaaagagtttgttgcaacatggccctggctgatttcttatactctgctgccacctgctggccgtttttattgtaataacttcAATTGGTTTAagcaggtcagaggctgcatcaaagccttagctctaacataaaaaacaaaacaaatgtataaatacatttttgggaccatggcaatgtttaaaatagaacatttttatacatttatgggagcaaatgagttaataggattaaaaaatatttattaatattttaaaatattttaaataaataaaataaaataatgattacaataaataaataaattcaattattttcaatataaagagcaaaacatgacaaaaaaaagttttaaataataagaaaaggcagaaaaaaataacagcaatcacattaattatcgtaaaaatatttaaaaaaaaaacttaaaacatggCCTGTGCTGTTCAAATGACTGTGATGGGAGCAGAATTTACCAATCTCCAGGAGGCTTGGCACTCCGGGCACGGCGGGACTGTGTCTGGGGGAGCGGCGCAGGTTGGGGGCGCTGCAGGAACGCTGCCGGCTGCCCTCGGCGGCGGGCCTCGCGCTGTCGGCAGtcacgttagcattagcatagcgCGGAAAACTATGACACGACGACCGTAGAATCTGATTGGATTAGAATCTCAGTGGGTGTGGCCAATGCAACAAGAAAGCATGTTCATTGATTTGACAACTGAACAAAATATGAACGACATCATCAATTAATCGACCCGACTATCACCATCTTCGATTACAGCATGCGTTTAATTACCTGGAGTCGGCGCTGTGCTCCCGGTGCGGTCCGCACACTCGCGTCCTGCCTTTTTTCCTAGAGCCCCTCCTTTCAACTTCCTTTTCGCAACCCTCCCGCGGCGTGACTGAGTAGAAAAAGAAAGATACGTTTGAGcttcattgatttttttatttcagctaaaggtttataattactgtGAAATCAATGTTAGTTTTATTGCACTTCCAATTATAAATCTGTATTAAAATAACGGACGTAAGTAAAACAAAGTTATGTGGTTTGGTTAAATAGTACAGTTTTTTATGTTGAGTTTTACATTCAACTTTAACTGGGAGTGGCTACACAACTTGAAGCAAACGATTTTTCTAAAAGAAATGTTAGCTataaatttggaaaatacttgtatattattatttttattattaggggtgtcaaaatgagtgtgttaaatCCATATATTTGCGGAGACTggggttaagttgtattttacaattttaaaaacatgcagaatctcacaagttacttcatgttaaagattagatagcttttaatatgaaaaatgcactgagctgccaacaatgtcttacaaatgcaattaatgcCATCTAgagaaaaatgaccttaacacaaatcaatatcacactagtttttttttttacagctgttttttttttttactcaattttatgaattattatgaaattactgtatcagtgaggcagccatatttctgttagtttttttttttttacttttatgttaagactatgaaaattattgtatttttattgcacaaaTGGTATAAAAACAggtataaaaattgtgattaatcgtttgTTAACTATTTGCGaataattacgataaaaaaaattaaccgccTGACacctctattatttttttttccaatgaggATGGTTTGGTGTGCGTTAAGCATACGCTGGATGGCTCGGAGGCGAGGGAGCAGCGGCGGGCTGGTGGGAGGGCTGGAGCCACTGCTGAGCAAACTTCTGCGACGATCGTGTGATGGTGATGCCTGGACAGTGATCTTGTGCTggaaatctaaaaataaaaatcaaataaaataaattaagtacCGGtaattggttttattttaatctgCATCCACTATCTCTCCCTTTACATTTGGTAGCATCAAATCATCAAATCTGTAAGTGTAAGTGTTTTTGGGAATGGctgcttgagacttttttgtgtgtctactCATGACAAACATGTCAACCAAATTGTATGTTACTACGTCAAACTAGCTTTGAGGTCTGATTTTGATTTTCCaccaaccaaaatggcagcctgTATGTCTACTCATGATAGCATCCAAATGTGGTGGTGCTAAATTACCTAGCGGCAGGCTAATCCTGTTGCCATCCTTGACTTTAAGGCGCTGGCGCCGGAACTTTCCCTGGCGCCGCTCTACATGCGGCTTGTCGCGGTACAGTTGGTGGATGATGATGTTGAGCTCGCGCTCCAGGATGTGGATCTCACGCTCGGCCAGCTCTTGCTCGCGCCGCCGCAGCGCCTCCTCCTGGCACTTCTGCTGCAGCGCCGCCTGCGTCAGTTCCTCCTCCCACGAACGCAGCTCCTGATGCCAAAGAAATGATGTCTTTTCGTCACACAGGActcttcattaggtacaccagacTCCTCCTACCTTCTCCTTGGTCCGCAGCTGGTCAAACATCTGTTGTATCTCCAGCTTCCAGTCGTCCTGCAGCGAGCAAAAGGACTCGGCCGGCATCTCGAAGAATCCCGACTCCTCAATGGTGGCCAGGTGCTCCAGAATGTTGGCAAAGGGCGGCCGGGAGTGAGGGTCCGAGCTCCAGCAACCTGCGATtgtgacgatgacatcacagttagaGATAAACAATACAACCAGGTTGGTgagttgttgttatttttattttatttttttttttttgggggggggggggggggggggttctactcaatgatatttttttgtgggtcttctcgttgatatttttttgtgtgggtcttctcgtttagattttttttttgtgtgggtctTCTCgtttaggttttttttggtgtgggtCTTctcattgagatttttttgtgtaggtcttgttgagatttttttgtgggtcttctcgttgagattttttttgtgtgggtctTCTCGTtgcgatttttttgtgtgggtcttctcgttgagattttttttgtttaagtcttgttgagatttttttttgtgggtcttctcgttgagattttttttgtgggtcttctcgttgagattttttttgtgggtcttctcgttgagattttttggggtgggtcttctcattgagagtttttttgggaTGGGCCTTCTcattgagagtttttttggggtgggtctTCTCATTGAGAGTTTTTGTGTGGGTCTTGTTGAGATTTGttttgtgggtcttctcattgagattttttttgtgggtcttctcattgagatttttttgtgggtcttctcgttgatatttttttgtgtgggacttctcgttgatatttttttgtgtgggtcttctcattgagattttttttgtgtaggtctggtagagattttttttgtgggtcttctcattgagattttttttgtgggtcttttcatcgagatttttttgtgggtcttctcgttgatatttttttgtgtgggtcttctcgttgatattttttttgtgtgggtcttctcattgagattttttttgtgtaggtcttgttgagattttttttgtgggtcttctcattgagattttttttgtgggtcttctcattgagatttttttgcGGGTCTTCtcgttgagattttttttgcgGGTCTTCtcgttgagatttttttttgcgggtcttctcgttgagattttttttgcaggtcTTCTCGTTGAGATTTTTTTGCGGGTCTTCtcgttgagatttttttttgtgggtcttctcgttgagatttttttttgtgggtcttctcattgagaatttttttggggtgggtcttctcattgagagtttttttggggtgggtcttctcattgagagtttttttggggtgggtcttctcattgagagtttttttggggtgggtctTCTCATTGAGAGTTTTTGTGTGGGTcttgttgagattttttttgtgcgtcttgttgagattttttttggtgggtcttCTTATGATAGACATACAAAATTGCTCAGTCAAATTGGCTTAACGTGAGCATGTCTTACCCTCCATGAGGCGCGCAAAGGATTCAGGACACGTGGAGGGGATGGGCAATGCCAGCTTGTTCATGGCCACGCCGTAAGCTACCGCCAGGCCATCGATTCCCCGGAATGGCACTTCGCCGGTCAGCAACTCCCACAGCAGCACACCGTAACTGGAGAAGcaaacacacaagcacattTCTTAACAAGGAGTTCGGAAAAGTCACGTTGCAGCTTTGAAGATGGCAGATATTAAGGTGAGCAAAACAAGAGCCCCCTCTCAGTGACGTCTCTCAAAGGACTGCTATTCGCTACGGCAACTTGCGTCCCCAGctgaaccttaaaaaaaaaaagttttgtagactttttttccGATGTGCCGCAAAGCCCCGCAGCTGCTTGCCCACCTCCAAACGTCGCTACCCTTGGAGAAGGTAGACGAGCGGATGACCTCGGGCGCCATCCAGGCGTAGGTGCCCGCCGCGCTCATCTTGGTGGTACGCTGCCATTCGCGCGCCAGCCCAAAGTCTGTGATCTTCAGTGTCTTGTTGCTCAAGTCATCCCTCTCGAGTCTCTCCAGGATGAGGACTGGAGGGCGTGGGGTGGGAGAGGTATGACGAggtgggagggggaggggggggtggatGTTGGGTGGGTTTGCGCATGTCGACGACGAAAGGAAGGAGGAtaacgagtaaaaaaaaaaattttgttaagTGAAGACGAAAGCAATAACACAAAAATGGAGGAGGAAACGGGGGTAAAAAGGGTTTTGTGGGAGGAGATGAGAGGTTTGGAGTAGAAAAAGAGAACAAACAAACCAAGTTGTGAGACAGAGTAGTTGTCGTCCCTCACTTTATCAGCAATCTATTTTTGTGGCTTCACTGCATGACAGATTTTTCTGAGCATATTGCAAATTCTTCACCATACTGTAACCCAATTTGGGTGGAATAGCTAACCCACTGTTTccccttcaaaaaaaataaaaaattaactacCTGCATAGGTTTAACTTCACGTTAATGGTGGGGgggaattttttaatattacaaaatatagCATTTAAACAGGGGGTGTGGAGACTTTTTATAATACAGGTCATAACTTACACATTTGAAGAAAACTACGAAAAGGCAAACTCACTATATAGTGGATAGTGGAAGTGGATGGGGAGGGATTTCAAACACATACACGAACGAGGAAGTAAGCAGAATGAAACACATGCTAATGATCTCGCTGCATTAGCTGACTTCTACTTAAGTGCAGTGGTGAAACTGCAATTCACTCTCTCCTCCTCCACCATTCATCCAGGCCATCCGCCCCGGCGGGGAGGGTGCGCGCCAAGCTCACCTTTCATGTGGCGTTATTTCAAAATGTGCTTTAAAAGGAGGTCCTGCTGCTCTAAAACCCCTCTGGGCTCAATGTTGTCCATTTGCGTCTAGTCACcaacttaattatttatttttttagccagTTTAGCTGCAATAAATTAGGGCCTAAGGATTTATTCAGGCCGATGCCAATTCCAATATTTGgctaaataaaatgttgataactgattaactcattcactcacagccatttttcacggaagcaatcccgttcgctcccggctgttttactggattttgactgattttggaagGCCTACAGaagattgtgttctattgctataaaaacatggaacctacaaataaataaaaaaagtagatttctatctgtttccgatttgcagcagttagcattagaatatagctaagtttcatcattattcacaaagctgTATAGAGCTGTGggtaaatcagtttttttttcaacatggccctcgttgatctcttttgctctgctgccacctgctggtcgtttttgcaataactacaatttcctcaaccgttctttgcagttgagtggctgcatcaaatccttctgtatgcgctagcataaaaaaaaacttataaatgcgtctttggggaacttacaatatttaaaatagatcgcatttatacgttttggggagcaaatgagttaattagctaATTAATTTAAAAGCTTATGTTATAGTCCCTTAATTACATTTAACAGTTTTACAATACGTTGtactttagtatttatttaacttcacaacagaaagaaaaaaatgattatcagacaattatcattatttttgcttattttttgggggggagtggggaaggtatgaatgttttttttttgtttaatggccaaaaataaataaaatatcagccttttgattttattttgaaaatgctaACTTACAACACATTTGATGACAGCCTGCGACtgttaagtttttttatttttattttttattaatttttttcctgcagagctcagtattgttcattcggtaattttacctgTTAAGTTAAATCTGTATGAAGCGATTAATTGACACATCCCTCAGTGTTTGGGTGTCATCCCCCCTGCGGTGACTTAACACTCCAAGTCGGCCAATAGGAAGCAGCCAGCAAAGGCTCGTCGCCGGCCAATGTTATGTGTGGGCGTGTGCGCACGTGAGGAAAATCCTCACTAATAAattttgggatttaaaaaattacagaCATCCACACGGACAACTTTTCCTTTTTGATCTCATGTGTGGAACTAcaataaatgaccaaatgatGATTCATAAACTTTTTGATCATCAATTAATAATCACTTAAAATTGTACAAATCATTCGGTCACGCCAAAAATGTCATAAGAATTTGTTAGTGACCTACCGTTGCTGGACTTGAGGTCTCTGTGAATGATTGTGACGATGGCCTGGTCGTGCAGGTAGCGCATTCCCCGGGCCACCTGCACCGCCCAGTCCACCAGGGCGCAGGGCGGCACGCGTTTGCCCGCCAGGACCCGGTTCAGGGAGCCGCCACGGGCATACTCCATCACCAGGCACAGATTGGGCTGGCGAAGGCACGCGCCCAGCAGCGCCATAACGTTGGCATGATCCAGCATGGCGAAGAGTTTGGCCTCCTGACAAACGCTGGCCAGAGTCTGCTCGGCGTCCTCGTCGGGGTCCCGCCGCGCCGCCTTCACCGCCACCTCGGCGCCACGCCAAACCGCCCGGTACACCTTGCCGAAGCCGCCGACACCGATGATCTCCTCCAGGGTTAGCTCAGAGAAGTCAATTTGCAGGACTGAGGAGGGAGGAAATTGATCATTGTTACAAAAACGTTCattacaaatacagtatgttacaCTTAGGGTTAGAAAAGAGGTGTACAATTTCCAGTAAATTTCCGTTAAGTTCTCGGTAAATTGCTACGGTTGAGTTATGCTGTGGAATTTtggaaatactgtattttaaatgggAACATTTCCACGGGATTATTGGAATTAATTGGGGATTGAGAGAAAATGAAAGGTATCACAGTCAAGCATaaacttaaacattttattttgtcatgagCAGAGTGCAGAAATTCATGCAAAGTAGATAGCTCTACATTTTATAaagttgtgtttattttactaaGATTAATTCCCATAAATCCTCCCTAATGGCCATGGAAAGTTTCCAACCCTAGTTACATTCCCAGAGGGACCCCCTCCTCTTTGAGCAGACCCTCATGAATATTTGAGGTGGTGCATGAAAGTAGGCCAGCGGAGGAGGAACAGCCCAGCCCAAACAAGCCAGGCTCACATCTCAGACTTGTTGTTATCCTGGCATTTGTacaaaatcaaatcatctgtaaatcatgtaattttaagggtAGTGTTGTAAGATAAATTTAAGTATCTGGGGATATTTTAGGTAGGGTACATTCAAGGTTTAAAATTAATACAGGCGATTATACACATTTTTGGAGTGAAGGTTCTCCTATTCCCAAATTTTTGCAACTTGAGACGCAACTATATCCCTAACCCACGCAAACagtaccttgacttacgagtcCCTCATTTGAGATAGGAGTtctgtatggtggcagtgaacccAATTCAAATCACTTCACAATAAGCAGCACGTTGGCAAATAGTGTACAATTCAGCAAAAATAAGatgctttaagctgtttaatgctaCTCCAAGTTGAAGTTTGTGgtcaaattaatataaaaataggaTAATTATACATTGTGCATTTAAATCAAGCACATGACCTTCAGCACGATTGCTGTGTAAACCTTACACAattgatatttgaacacaaatagtgCAACAACACATTTAGTAATTCAATAACATGACGGTcagtctttatcctctgcaaagagctGAGCCATCTATGGTGTCTTACACTGCCCCTGGGAGGCCAAAACGGGAAGCAGCatggtggcattttttttttttggggggggggggggggtctatttTGTCATGTCATTCATTACTATATTTTGTTACAAAGTGCAATATCATTGAGACATTACCCTtctccttatttttatttatttttttgctggaaTGGATTACAGGATTTtctatgcatttcaatggggaaagataaTTTGGGTTACAGCTTTCAAATTAAAATCGTATTACACCGCTGCAGCAGCTCAACACGGAGGGAAAGTGAACGTTAAAAGTAAGATTTCATTAAAGCCTGTCAATCATCAATGTTGACATGCTGTCGGTATCAACATTTGGCTCGAACACACAACACAGCACAAAGGGGTACTCACCGTGCAAGGAGGGCACTTCCTGCGTCGAGGCGGCCCGCCTCTCCTCCGGCACGCCCCTGCTAACATAGTTGCAGGGGAAAATGCCCACCCGGTCTGCCACCACGCCGGTCCACCAGCCCTCGTCCCCGGACACCAGCGAGTCCTTGGACAGCACCTCCACCAGGTCCCCCCGGCGGAGATTCAGCTCGTCGTCCGCCGTCGCCTCGTAGTCGAACACAGCCGTCCAGCGGCCGGCAGGTGCCGCCTCCGGCAGTGGCTCGGCGCCGTTCTCCCCATCCTCTTCCTCCGGCGTGGGCCAGCGGAAGATATCTGCTTCATCCGAGGAGGGGACGCCGGGCCCGGGGCTCGGCGCGTGCCCCGCCGAAGCCGCTTTGGGGGGGACATCCATGGAGGCGGTCCATGGGGCGGCCCGGATCTCAGCGGCAGCGGCAGGCGCATTCACCTGgagactagctagctagctcgctagctaactTAAATCGCGGTTAATCCCGCGCGCGCGCTGCATCTGACGTCGCCGAGCTGCATTCTGGGTAAAACGTGTAGTCATTTTTGTGTCTCCAATCAAacacaaaaagacacaaaaactcACGGTCATCGCTAGCGGCGAGCTGTCATCGTCTGCATCAACACGCGAAGCTCTCCTGGCCTCCTATTGGTGCGCGTGCGCGTCATTCAACTGCTCAGGGCCCGCCCTGTAACGTCACACACCGGCCCCAAAACATACGTTTAAAATATCACGATTcaagttgtttttaattaaaatgtatataatttgataacatttttaaatgaatattttgattaataatTTAGAAGTCTTCAAACAATAATTGccacacaaatttgtaaaggCATTTTTACCATATCGCTTACTCCCTGTAAAGCGATGTCACATCAAGATTTggttttctataaaaaaaataaaatgtcacttttacaaaatataccccaataatttaaaataatggtgggaaatgacaaaacaaaacaggaatgtgcatgtttcttgtGAACCAGAAAGCTGATTTTATTCCACGgtagagaacaaaaaaaaaaaaacacagaatctcaaaaaacactttggaaaattcatattttttcctttgAAATTTGACATCTCATGGCAGGCCCGGGAAAACTTTTAAAATTTAACGCCCCGACCCCAAACATTGTCCCTTTTACAAAATACCATAAAAGTGAAACACTCACAAAGTCCAGCGAGGTTCCTACAAAGTCACGTGACTgatttttaagctttttttgtttttttactccacCACATATCCTGgcacagttaaaaaaacaaacacaaataaataagtcaAGGCAGAGAAAAAACGTCAACATTGTCGGTTTCAGTGACATAGAAAGAGaaacaaataacaacaaaaaaagagcaaacgTGGCTCAATAAGTGCGTGAAATGTTCCATTTTGTTTCATGTATGTACAGTAGCTTTTCCAGTTGAAaaaggaagagaagaagaaataaaagacaCTGCCTCTGCTGGACAAGTAGTGCCACTGCACTTGTATTTTAACTCGCGTTTACAGTGGAAACTTCGAAGTCTGGatttatgttttactttttcattGACTTTtctgtggagtttttttttttttttaactttggtgATGGGTGGGTGAAAATCggattttgattaaaataatctgagattttattttaaggccatAATACCCAGACAAAGGGTACTTTtagttttattatacatttgacACTTAAAATGTCACTTAAAAACATCTTCAGGAGAGAGTTAAGGGATATTTTGTGGACATCATATAACAAGCTGGAGCCTGGAACGACATTTGACgttattataacaataataattattttattatttttttccatgttggACTTTGGGGGttccactgtacagtatattacatttttttctcagttgCACTTGGTACATTTCTCAGATTAGAATTGCAATTTTCAAAACAGTAAATGCATTTCAAGAAACAATTCATACAAATAGCAAAACATTATGCTTTCCAAAATCTTTAGttgatttctttaaaaaaagtcatatcAAGTCTTGTCATTACGGTCAAGAGTCAAATTGATTACTTTTAATCATGTCAATATAAAAGTTTAACCTGAAGATAATGCGATTCTGATGCAAACTACAGTTAAAggttttgttgacatttattcTAAATATAGGTtccacatttagaatatttattGCAAGATTCACATTTTACGGTTTGCATTGTAATTTGGTGACAAACCACGAGACGTGATACAAACACTGTAGCAATTACAGTCCAGGCTTCCTACTTTCTTTAGCGGTGGCTCAGTCCCATCgtcaattatttttgatcaaGCAATTGATCATGTCGGAAACAGCAGAGAAGTAGTTTTGAGAAATTCAATTCTGATCTGAGAAATGCGCCAAAGCAACCGAGACAATCAAAATGAGGAGGTACCGGATAAGTAGTATTGTTATTACAGTAGTGACATTGCCGTCCACATTTTTcataataagataaaataaaataaatggtaacAT
This window harbors:
- the map3k9 gene encoding mitogen-activated protein kinase kinase kinase 9, with the protein product MDVPPKAASAGHAPSPGPGVPSSDEADIFRWPTPEEEDGENGAEPLPEAAPAGRWTAVFDYEATADDELNLRRGDLVEVLSKDSLVSGDEGWWTGVVADRVGIFPCNYVSRGVPEERRAASTQEVPSLHVLQIDFSELTLEEIIGVGGFGKVYRAVWRGAEVAVKAARRDPDEDAEQTLASVCQEAKLFAMLDHANVMALLGACLRQPNLCLVMEYARGGSLNRVLAGKRVPPCALVDWAVQVARGMRYLHDQAIVTIIHRDLKSSNVLILERLERDDLSNKTLKITDFGLAREWQRTTKMSAAGTYAWMAPEVIRSSTFSKGSDVWSYGVLLWELLTGEVPFRGIDGLAVAYGVAMNKLALPIPSTCPESFARLMEGCWSSDPHSRPPFANILEHLATIEESGFFEMPAESFCSLQDDWKLEIQQMFDQLRTKEKELRSWEEELTQAALQQKCQEEALRRREQELAEREIHILERELNIIIHQLYRDKPHVERRQGKFRRQRLKVKDGNRISLPLDFQHKITVQASPSHDRRRSLLSSGSSPPTSPPLLPRLRAIQLTPREGCEKEVERRGSRKKGRTRVCGPHREHSADSSARPAAEGSRQRSCSAPNLRRSPRHSPAVPGVPSLLEIENEDCCFANDSEASPAQTYLRPPSQEDDQSAAGGDPFPDIHVPPATPSRKSPGGGRRSELVLLGCGALLAAAGLGYNLLTLARPEEGVKSRWDAFFHAHRLFRRDSPLRIPPSSSSPDRDSSTRSLLRSDSDEPPVAPPARRHGNALVNTHLESFKRNPRQSLTPTHVPCAPSAGASLRRTPSDGAIRKSCPPNNLEPLLEQTILESTGGAFRGFTDNSSAVPRLPDPNVVFPPTPRRRCAPERPKTLDILARPRPSARPRCDAFHPEARGRGNSPAAHTSSTETPPTVEGAPTPYSPYRGRNLLDAQDEGQCRDGTVPLRSKDSAGHFY